One window of the Trifolium pratense cultivar HEN17-A07 linkage group LG2, ARS_RC_1.1, whole genome shotgun sequence genome contains the following:
- the LOC123907898 gene encoding uncharacterized protein LOC123907898: protein MASVNQRKRTMIASLNLTKGAIMTICSDNFSCNSFKPVVVQVIDVKRVRCSVTDGCYCVSLTFSDGSHSIVGVLANNLEEFVQSGRLQKSSVVMLTRFFFSSLLCRKVLIITGLHVIMDKCVLIGNPVPPSKSNCADHSDTFDCDSDMAIVPMVSTDEDIPHAKEKKKAEEPIPACSSKQLIFHYSCMTEDEDEDDPILSANLKEFDDFWDNLITSKEIGFDKIWNDFMLELECMKLGWERDEYKNTEAECGMHRPKVGLSLTKKPDLEAATQYIHGFKNAQAQPALFCCAGTDHSAMDMFKRLCNGEIHSDDEKEEDGGEASHVDA, encoded by the exons ATGGCGTCTGTGAATCAAAGAAAAAGGACGATGATTGCGTCTTTGAATCTAACTAAAGGGGCGATAATGACAATTTGTAGTGACAATTTCTCTTGTAATAGTTTTAAGCCGGTGGTGGTTCAAGTTATCGATGTGAAGCGGGTGCGGTGCTCGGTAACCGACGGATGCTACTGCGTCAGTCTTACGTTCTCCGATGGTTCCCATTCTATCGTTGGAGTTCTAGCCAATAATCTGGAAGAATTTGTTCAATCTGGAAGGTTGCAGAAAAGCTCTGTTGTTATGCTTACTCGATTCTTCTTCAGTTCACTTTTATGTCGCAA GGTTCTTATCATCACTGGGCTTCATGTTATAATGGACAAATGTGTGCTGATTGGAAATCCTGTTCCACCGAGCAAATCAAATTGTGCTGATCATTCTGACACTTTTGACT GTGATAGTGATATGGCTATTGTACCAATGGTTTCCACTGATGAGGACATTCCCCATGCTAAGGAGAAAAAGAAAGCTGAAGAACCTATCCCTGCTTGTTCTTCAAAACAACTCATATTCCATTATTCTTGCATGACTGAAGACGAAGACGAAGATGATCCTATTCTGTCCGCCAATTTGAAGGAGTTTGATGATTTTTGGGACAATCTTATAACTTCTAAGGAAATTGGGTTTGACAAGATATGGAATGATTTCATGCTAGAATTAGAATGTATGAAGTTGGGTTGGGAGAGAGACGAGTACAAGAATACTGAGGCTGAGTGTGGTATGCATCGACCAAAAGTAGGACTTTCTTTGACGAAGAAACCTGACTTGGAAGCTGCTACTCAGTATATACATGGCTTCAAAAATGCTCAAGCTCAACCGGCCTTGTTCTGCTGTGCAGGTACTGATCACTCTGCTATGGACATGTTCAAAAGATTGTGTAATGGTGAGATTCATAGTGATGATGAGAAGGAAGAAGATGGAGGAGAAGCATCTCATGTGGATGCATAA